Genomic window (Granulimonas faecalis):
CCACCGGGACGCGGCCCCTTTCTTGTGCCGAAGGATGCGTTCCTCGGTTTGAGTGCCCCTGCCACGTACCTTCCACGGCGCTTCGCCCCGGGCTGTTGCGACACCGTAGACAGTGGTGTATACAATATGTAGACACTACAGTAGACGCAGGGAAGGAAGGAATCATGGCCAGTGTTGTCGTCTCAGCGAGGGTGGATGAGGGCACCCGCCGCAAGGCCGAGGCTGCCGCCCGTCGTGCCGGCATGTCGCTCGGATCGCTGATCTCCGGGTTCGTGTCCGACCTGGCCACGACCGGGAAGGTCCCGGACTCCTACACGACCGACAGGGAGCTGCTGCGCAGGAGGCGCGCCCTCGACACCCTCGAGGAGATCTCGAGGTCCTTCCCGGTCGGGACGCCCCTGGACACCATGACCAGGGACGAGTTCATGGAGGAGGCGTACGGTGACCGAGACTAAGGTGATGCTCGACACGAACATCCTGATCGACGCCGTGGTGAGCAGTCGTCCCGAACACCATGCGGCGATAGACCTCTTCAGCCTCTGCGTCGACCGTCGCGTCCGAGGATGTGTCCTGGCCTCGAGCCTGAAGGACTTCTACTACATTTGCCGTCGCTATATTCCAGAGCCGGACCCGCGGGGCGCGGCCATACGGGTCTTCCTAGAGATCCTCGACGTCGTCCCCTTGGACAGGGACGCCTGCGAGCTGGCCCTCGACCTTCCGGAGCCGGACCTGGAGGACGCTATGGTGCTCGCGGCGGCCCGATTGAGCGACGTGGACATCATCTGCTCCCGCGACCGCAGGGCCTTCGGGGAGGGGGGCATCCCGTCCATGACCGCGGCGCAGGTCCTTTCCGCGATGGGGTGTTGAGGGCACCGACGAGGGGGTGTCCGCGGGAAGGCCGGCGGGCCCTCTGGCAGGAAGGCACTCGGATGGCGCGTCCAGGGAGGAGGGCCATGGTCGATACCTAGCCGGGGCGCAGCGGCCGGGAACGGATTCTAGGGGCTTCCGAGGGGGCGATCGGAAGTCCCTGCGCGAACCCCGGCC
Coding sequences:
- a CDS encoding PIN domain-containing protein, yielding MTETKVMLDTNILIDAVVSSRPEHHAAIDLFSLCVDRRVRGCVLASSLKDFYYICRRYIPEPDPRGAAIRVFLEILDVVPLDRDACELALDLPEPDLEDAMVLAAARLSDVDIICSRDRRAFGEGGIPSMTAAQVLSAMGC